A genomic region of Bactrocera dorsalis isolate Fly_Bdor chromosome 3, ASM2337382v1, whole genome shotgun sequence contains the following coding sequences:
- the LOC105228087 gene encoding uncharacterized protein LOC105228087 isoform X1 encodes MASLRLINRLIIRGFISLSLLLVFFNEFIVYYINQTTWKQIYCKYDNCTRILFVADPQLIGNSYEKGFWSPISRYDADRYLKKTFERTLDFTQPHIICFLGDLLDEGSIANQQDFESYVKRFNRIYNTNTNIKFKLISPYAQRIHVPGDNDIGGEDGEYISNSNVRRFEESFQSEDLFDYENMLRFFKINRMMLDFSNPDREHNAQRLRVGISHAPILIGGGPLLRSVLSELDPHVIFSGHWHESRIFIHPSTHVVNFYESTVRHFDLRSLKEKEHQYLEIMVPTASYRMGKMKMGLGYAVLENYQLSYTVLWLPNRFIYLFLYLFWLLLSICGFIVFRMMTRCPFRVAKRQLLYNRTLNMS; translated from the exons ATGGCATCGCTTCGATTGATAAATCG GTTAATAATACGTGGATTCATATCGCTGTCTTTGCTTCTGGTGTTCTTCAACGAATTTATAGTTTATTATATCAATCAGACTACATggaaacaaatttattgtaaatacg ataacTGTACAAGAATATTATTTGTAGCGGATCCACAATTAATAGGCAATTCCTACGAAAAGGGGTTTTGGAGCCCTATTTCGCGTTACGATGCAGATAG ATATTTGAAAAAGACTTTTGAGCGAACTCTAGACTTCACACAGCCACATATTATTTGCTTTCTTGGCGATCTCTTAGATGAGGGAAGCATTGCAAATCAACAAGACTTTGAGAGCTACGTCAAACGTTTCAATCGAATTTACAACACGAATACAAACATTAAA TTCAAATTAATCTCTCCATATGCGCAGCGGATTCATGTGCCGGGAGATAATGACATTGGCGGTGAGGATGGAGAATATATTTCAAACTCAAATGTGCGCCGCTTCGAAGAGTCTTTCCAAAGTGAAGATCTCTTTGACTACGAAAATATGTTAcggttttttaaaataaatcggATGATGCTCGACTTTTCGAATCCAGATCGTGAACATAATGCACAACGCTTACGTGTAGGTATTTCGCATGCCCCAATTCTCATTGGCGGTGGACCACTTTTGCGTTCGGTGCTTAGTGAATTGGATCCCCATGTAATATTCTCTGGTCACTGGCACGAATCTAGAATATTCATACATCCATCAACGCACGTAGTGAATTTTTATGAGTCGACCGTGCGACATTTCGATTTGCGCTCTCTAAAAGAGAAGGAGCATCAGTATCTGGAAATTATGGTACCTACAGCTTCGTACCGTATGGGGAAAATGAAGATGGGCCTTGGGTACGCGGTGCTAG AAAACTATCAACTTAGCTACACAGTACTCTGGCTGCCCAACCGATTCATTTacctgtttttatatttattttggctACTTCTATCAATTTGTGGTTTCATTGTGTTCAGAATGATGACGCGATGCCCATTTCGCGTAGCTAAGCGTCAATTATTATACAACCGTACTTTAAACATGTCTTAA
- the LOC105228087 gene encoding metallophosphoesterase 1 isoform X2, translating into MASLRLINRLIIRGFISLSLLLVFFNEFIVYYINQTTWKQIYCKYDNCTRILFVADPQLIGNSYEKGFWSPISRYDADRYLKKTFERTLDFTQPHIICFLGDLLDEGSIANQQDFESYVKRFNRIYNTNTNIKRIHVPGDNDIGGEDGEYISNSNVRRFEESFQSEDLFDYENMLRFFKINRMMLDFSNPDREHNAQRLRVGISHAPILIGGGPLLRSVLSELDPHVIFSGHWHESRIFIHPSTHVVNFYESTVRHFDLRSLKEKEHQYLEIMVPTASYRMGKMKMGLGYAVLENYQLSYTVLWLPNRFIYLFLYLFWLLLSICGFIVFRMMTRCPFRVAKRQLLYNRTLNMS; encoded by the exons ATGGCATCGCTTCGATTGATAAATCG GTTAATAATACGTGGATTCATATCGCTGTCTTTGCTTCTGGTGTTCTTCAACGAATTTATAGTTTATTATATCAATCAGACTACATggaaacaaatttattgtaaatacg ataacTGTACAAGAATATTATTTGTAGCGGATCCACAATTAATAGGCAATTCCTACGAAAAGGGGTTTTGGAGCCCTATTTCGCGTTACGATGCAGATAG ATATTTGAAAAAGACTTTTGAGCGAACTCTAGACTTCACACAGCCACATATTATTTGCTTTCTTGGCGATCTCTTAGATGAGGGAAGCATTGCAAATCAACAAGACTTTGAGAGCTACGTCAAACGTTTCAATCGAATTTACAACACGAATACAAACATTAAA CGGATTCATGTGCCGGGAGATAATGACATTGGCGGTGAGGATGGAGAATATATTTCAAACTCAAATGTGCGCCGCTTCGAAGAGTCTTTCCAAAGTGAAGATCTCTTTGACTACGAAAATATGTTAcggttttttaaaataaatcggATGATGCTCGACTTTTCGAATCCAGATCGTGAACATAATGCACAACGCTTACGTGTAGGTATTTCGCATGCCCCAATTCTCATTGGCGGTGGACCACTTTTGCGTTCGGTGCTTAGTGAATTGGATCCCCATGTAATATTCTCTGGTCACTGGCACGAATCTAGAATATTCATACATCCATCAACGCACGTAGTGAATTTTTATGAGTCGACCGTGCGACATTTCGATTTGCGCTCTCTAAAAGAGAAGGAGCATCAGTATCTGGAAATTATGGTACCTACAGCTTCGTACCGTATGGGGAAAATGAAGATGGGCCTTGGGTACGCGGTGCTAG AAAACTATCAACTTAGCTACACAGTACTCTGGCTGCCCAACCGATTCATTTacctgtttttatatttattttggctACTTCTATCAATTTGTGGTTTCATTGTGTTCAGAATGATGACGCGATGCCCATTTCGCGTAGCTAAGCGTCAATTATTATACAACCGTACTTTAAACATGTCTTAA
- the LOC125777430 gene encoding zinc finger protein 184-like: MTLCCRICFEENPKNFPLYKCMRKKYLPSVIFNISGVKVSKKLEPEAHICRRCVASILVAEKIILRCQESEEFLQFRRLKESCLSRQSPNPKTESFSVESYEKYQPSTACGDLEESLPLEPNGEHLLQSVKPLYIIKNENSNNSKRLGYNESQFSDNYEPAEKRLKSKEVTSMSSFDCDRCDFTTKIGKRFIEHKQSEHGVYDPNIYTCTICSESFSWKPTLYRHIEIDHKILPADKKHLCNECGRAYMREVHLLEHIKQRHGPRTFKCPDPLCEQSFTRTFTLRRHFITTHTEQTSSRYHCVDCNKYFKVYDQWKYHNEVIHKNEIVYCPHCGYPFRFKEKLDEHILKDICKRSVVPCSYCQRRFTTKCGLREHVRNIHNIY; this comes from the exons ATGACTCTCTGTTGTCGGATTTGTTTTGAAGAAAATCCTAAGAATTTTCCTCTCTACAAATGTAtgaggaaaaaatatttgcctagTGTTATTTTTAACATCAGTGGAGTAAAA GTTTCAAAAAAGCTTGAGCCAGAGGCACACATTTGCCGTCGCTGCGTTGCATCGATATTGGTTGCTGAGAAGATTATATTGCGATGCCAAGAATCAGAAGAATTTCTCCAGTTTCGTCGTTTGAAGGAAAGTTGCTTATCCAGACAATCTCCAAATCCGAAGACAGAAAGCTTTAGTGTAGAAAGCTATGAAAAATATCAGCCTTCTACCGCTTGCGGTGATTTGGAAGAATCATTACCATTGGAACCAAATGGTGAGCATTTGTTACAATCTGTCAAGCcactttatataataaaaaatgaaaattcgaaCAATTCTAAACGGCTTGGATACAACGAAAGTCAGTTCTCAGATAATTACGAACCAGCAGAAAAACGTTTAAAGAGTAAAGAAGTTACATCAATGTCCAGCTTTGATTGCGATCGATGTGACTTTACTACCAAGATAGGTAAACGTTTTATAGAACACAAACAAAGTGAGCATGGGGTGTACGATCCAAATATCTATACATGTACTATTTGTTCTGAAAGCTTTTCTTGGAAACCAACACTGTATAGACATATAGAGATAGACCACAAAATACTACCTGcagataaaaaacatttatgtaATGAATGCGGTCGTGCCTATATGCGGGAAGTCCACTTATTAGAACATATAAAGCAGCGACATGGACCTCGTACTTTCAAATGTCCTGATCCACTATGTGAGCAATCATTCACTAGAACTTTTACTCTTAGACGTCATTTCATCACTACACACACGGAGCAAACAAGCTCACGTTATCATTGCGTAGATTGTAACAAATACTTTAAGGTTTATGATCAATGGAAATACCATAATGAAGTTATTcacaaaaatgaaattgtaTATTGTCCACATTGTGGCTATCCTTTTCGCTTCAAAGAAAAGCTAGATGAACATATTTTGAAAGATATATGCAAACGTAGTGTTGTACCATGCTCCTATTGCCAAAGACGCTTTACAACAAAATGTGGATTGAGAGAGCACGTGCGGAATATACACAACATCTACTAG